In Candidatus Cohnella colombiensis, one DNA window encodes the following:
- the fliG gene encoding flagellar motor switch protein FliG, with protein MAKQFQLSGRQKAAILLITLGPDVSAQVFKHLRDDEIEQLTLEIANVRKVDSYEKETILSEFHQICVAQEYISQGGISYAKEILEKALGSQKALDILNRLTATLQVRPFDFARKAEPSQILNFIQNENSQTIALVLSYLQPDQSSVVLSSLPQDKQADVARRIALMDSTSPEVIAQVERVLEQKLSATVTQDYTNAGGIEAIVQILNGVDRGTERTILDSLEIQDPELAEEIKKRMFVFEDIVNLDNRSIQRIIRDIENSDLQLALKVASEEVRDAIFRNMSKRMAETFKEEMEYMGPVRLRDVEEAQTRIVATIRRLEEAGEIIIARGGGDDIIV; from the coding sequence ATGGCGAAACAATTTCAATTGTCCGGACGGCAAAAAGCGGCCATACTGCTAATTACGTTAGGACCTGATGTATCAGCTCAAGTATTTAAGCATTTGCGTGATGATGAGATCGAGCAGCTTACGCTTGAGATCGCTAACGTACGTAAAGTCGATAGCTATGAGAAGGAAACGATTCTCAGCGAGTTCCATCAGATATGTGTCGCACAGGAATATATTTCTCAAGGCGGTATTTCATACGCGAAGGAAATTTTGGAGAAGGCGCTCGGATCACAGAAGGCGCTCGATATTCTGAATCGATTAACGGCTACATTGCAAGTACGCCCATTCGACTTCGCACGGAAGGCTGAGCCTTCACAAATATTGAACTTTATTCAAAATGAGAACTCGCAGACGATTGCACTCGTTCTCTCGTATTTGCAGCCTGACCAATCATCTGTCGTGCTCTCATCGCTCCCACAGGATAAGCAAGCAGATGTGGCACGAAGAATTGCTCTGATGGACAGCACCTCACCTGAAGTCATTGCACAGGTGGAGAGAGTACTTGAACAGAAACTATCAGCAACTGTAACGCAGGATTACACGAATGCGGGTGGAATCGAAGCGATCGTTCAAATCTTGAATGGCGTTGACCGTGGAACAGAGCGTACGATTCTCGACTCTCTCGAAATTCAAGATCCAGAGCTTGCAGAAGAAATTAAGAAGCGGATGTTCGTGTTTGAGGATATTGTCAATCTCGACAATCGTTCTATTCAACGCATTATTCGCGATATCGAGAATTCAGATTTGCAGCTTGCGCTTAAAGTGGCTAGCGAAGAAGTCCGCGATGCAATCTTCCGCAATATGTCCAAACGTATGGCAGAAACATTTAAGGAAGAAATGGAGTACATGGGACCCGTACGTCTCAGAGACGTCGAGGAAGCGCAAACTCGCATCGTAGCTACGATCCGCAGACTAGAAGAAGCGGGAGAGATCATTATTGCGCGTGGTGGAGGAGACGATATCATTGTCTAA
- the fliF gene encoding flagellar basal-body MS-ring/collar protein FliF encodes MNEKWAMVQGKAKDFWSQYDKKSKWVLASTAVLLLFIIIFLTMYFTKTEYEIAYQNLDNADAAAVIDYLESNGISYKLNGTSISVPSASVSKVKVDVGSQGLVQSGSVGFAEMSQSSSIGTTDKEFSVKYRNMYNGEIQQLLLNMQGISKVKAIVTLPEATVFLNDSNKDKATAAVVITFQTGFRPKQTDIDSYYNLVKSAVPNLAIEDIRISSSVTGDLTPSAQLGGQSGISGELYATQFAIQEEFDNKLRRNIQSFLSPLVGMDNIVVSVVSALNFDKKTSQENIVQPLPNNDNRGIEISREESTKTYTGAGSSSGPVGVGETDIANYPSGSGSGGSTSEEASSITNWEISRIINNIDYGPYKVKDLSINVGVDAAVMTDELKQGIQDSLFSSVRVLLAESGLELTDEALTQRVSVMSRTFQSEDTSSGGVSTSTIVFSGLGLLAIALLAVVGYVMYRRKKAAQEAEELAAATKVELPTIDIDNVANESQVRKQLESLAKRKPDEFVNLLRTWLVDE; translated from the coding sequence GTGAACGAGAAGTGGGCAATGGTTCAAGGGAAAGCGAAAGACTTCTGGAGCCAGTACGACAAGAAGAGTAAATGGGTGCTTGCCTCTACGGCTGTACTGTTATTGTTTATCATTATCTTTTTGACGATGTACTTTACGAAAACTGAATATGAGATTGCTTATCAGAACTTAGATAATGCAGATGCAGCTGCTGTCATTGACTACCTAGAAAGCAATGGGATCAGCTACAAGTTAAATGGGACGAGCATTTCTGTTCCAAGCGCTTCCGTATCTAAAGTAAAGGTGGATGTTGGATCTCAAGGGCTTGTGCAAAGTGGCTCAGTTGGCTTTGCGGAGATGTCCCAATCTTCTTCTATCGGTACGACAGACAAAGAATTCAGCGTAAAGTATCGCAACATGTATAATGGCGAAATTCAACAATTGTTATTAAACATGCAGGGGATTTCAAAAGTAAAAGCGATTGTGACTTTGCCAGAAGCGACTGTATTTTTGAACGACTCGAACAAGGACAAAGCGACTGCTGCAGTTGTCATTACGTTCCAAACTGGTTTTAGACCGAAGCAAACGGATATTGATAGCTATTATAATTTAGTGAAATCAGCTGTTCCTAATCTTGCAATCGAAGATATTCGCATCAGTAGCTCAGTCACGGGAGATTTGACACCATCTGCACAGCTAGGTGGTCAAAGCGGCATTAGCGGAGAATTGTATGCGACACAATTCGCTATCCAAGAAGAGTTTGATAACAAGTTAAGAAGGAACATTCAATCTTTCTTATCTCCACTTGTCGGCATGGATAACATTGTGGTGAGTGTCGTATCTGCGCTTAACTTCGATAAGAAGACATCTCAAGAAAATATTGTGCAGCCACTGCCAAACAATGATAATCGCGGAATTGAAATTAGCCGAGAAGAGTCAACAAAAACGTATACAGGTGCGGGTAGTTCTTCAGGACCTGTTGGTGTTGGCGAAACCGATATTGCGAATTATCCTTCTGGTTCAGGATCTGGAGGCTCGACATCTGAGGAAGCCTCATCGATCACCAATTGGGAAATTAGTCGTATTATTAATAATATCGACTACGGACCCTATAAAGTTAAGGATCTTTCAATAAATGTTGGTGTCGATGCTGCGGTAATGACTGACGAACTTAAACAAGGCATTCAAGACTCATTGTTTAGTAGCGTTAGAGTATTGCTTGCAGAGTCTGGTCTGGAGCTGACTGACGAAGCGTTGACACAGCGTGTATCTGTAATGTCCAGAACGTTCCAAAGTGAGGATACGAGCTCAGGTGGAGTTTCCACGAGCACAATTGTATTTTCTGGTCTTGGACTACTTGCAATTGCGTTGCTGGCAGTTGTTGGTTATGTAATGTATCGCCGCAAAAAAGCAGCTCAAGAGGCTGAAGAGCTCGCTGCAGCTACTAAAGTCGAATTGCCAACTATCGATATTGATAACGTGGCGAACGAAAGCCAAGTACGAAAACAATTGGAAAGCCTAGCTAAGCGCAAGCCGGATGAGTTTGTTAATCTTCTCCGCACTTGGCTTGTGGATGAATAG